A part of Drosophila ananassae strain 14024-0371.13 chromosome 2R, ASM1763931v2, whole genome shotgun sequence genomic DNA contains:
- the LOC6507060 gene encoding oxysterol-binding protein-related protein 11: MESNLNRIISQSPKLKLSGQLSKYTNVMKGWQYRWFSVDAKTGSLSYYLCDSSTVGDDIAPSPHVLASAPRGQVQLAGAVVYPSDEDSRTFAIACASGDTVKLRANDARARQEWVDGLRAVVESHMKAMDISNTSPLPPRELLAASDAMVSARQALFLTEQCNASLARAIESIDCASFSPTDPDLLLLKAISTASTQCLHQCLGLLQRHQEINQPPAEATPILL; this comes from the exons ATGGAGAGCAACCTGAATCGGATCATAAGCCAGTCGCCAAAGCTGAAGCTCAGCGGGCAGCTTAGCAAATACACAAATGTGATGAAAG GCTGGCAATATCGTTGGTTTTCTGTGGACGCCAAGACGGGCTCGCTGAGCTACTACCTCTGTGACTCATCTACGGTTGGCGACGACATTGCTCCCTCGCCACACGTCCTGGCCAGTGCGCCGCGAGGCCAGGTGCAGTTGGCCGGCGCCGTGGTCTATCCCAGTGACGAGGACTCGAGGACCTTTGCCATCGCCTGCGCCTCCGGCGACACTGTAAAATTGAGAGCCAACGATGCGCGGGCCAGACAGGAGTGGGTGGATGGACTCCGAGCGGTGGTGGAGAGCCACATGAAAGCCATGGACATAAGCAACACATCCCCTCTGCCGCCGCGCGAGCTGCTGGCCGCCTCGGACGCGATGGTGTCCGCTCGCCAGGCCCTGTTTCTCACAGAGCAATG TAACGCTTCTCTGGCCAGGGCCATCGAGAGTATCGACTGTGCTTCCTTCTCGCCCACTGATCCCGATCTGCTCCTGCTCAAAGCCATTTCTACGGCCAGCACCCAGTGCCTGCATCAGTGCCTGGGCCTCCTCCAGCGCCATCAGGAGATCAATCAGCCCCCGGCCGAGGCGACCCCCATCCTGCTCTGA